The proteins below are encoded in one region of Alistipes indistinctus YIT 12060:
- a CDS encoding HAD-IIA family hydrolase, whose translation MDKNTFTDCYSPLAHEELMTRLAAIRHVALDMDGTIYMGSTLFPWTKAFLAKLDALGIGYSFLTNNPSKNIDDYLHKLEGMGIGVPRERMYTSALATIDHIRTHHPEAKRLFLLGTPSMIAEFEAAGFESAPATEGDKPDMLVVAFDMTLAYPRLCHAAWLAAQGIPYVATNPDRVCPTDRAEVLVDCGSICKCIEYATGREPDVVLGKPDPGMLTGIAARYGLQPSEIAMAGDRIYTDVATARNAGSLGVLVLSGETTLETALASDPGPDLTARTLREFGELLEEARQSRP comes from the coding sequence ATGGATAAAAACACCTTCACAGACTGCTATTCTCCACTGGCACACGAGGAACTGATGACCCGGCTCGCTGCGATCCGGCACGTCGCACTCGACATGGACGGCACGATCTACATGGGCTCGACACTTTTCCCGTGGACCAAAGCCTTCCTCGCCAAACTCGACGCGTTGGGAATCGGTTACTCGTTCCTGACGAACAACCCGTCGAAAAACATCGACGACTACCTGCACAAACTGGAAGGGATGGGCATCGGGGTGCCCCGTGAACGGATGTACACCTCCGCACTGGCCACCATCGACCACATCCGTACGCACCATCCCGAGGCCAAACGGCTCTTTTTGCTCGGTACGCCGAGTATGATCGCGGAATTCGAAGCGGCCGGGTTCGAGTCCGCCCCCGCCACGGAGGGAGACAAACCCGATATGCTGGTAGTGGCGTTCGACATGACCCTCGCCTACCCTCGCCTGTGCCATGCGGCATGGCTCGCGGCACAAGGCATTCCGTACGTTGCGACGAATCCCGACCGCGTCTGCCCCACCGACCGGGCAGAGGTGCTGGTCGATTGCGGCTCGATCTGCAAATGCATCGAGTACGCCACCGGCCGGGAACCGGACGTCGTACTGGGGAAACCCGATCCGGGAATGCTCACGGGTATCGCCGCACGTTACGGGTTGCAACCGTCCGAAATCGCCATGGCGGGCGACCGAATCTACACGGACGTAGCCACGGCACGCAACGCCGGATCGCTCGGCGTACTGGTACTCTCGGGCGAGACGACACTCGAAACGGCCCTCGCCTCCGATCCCGGACCCGACCTGACCGCACGCACGCTCAGAGAGTTCGGGGAGCTGCTCGAAGAGGCACGGCAGTCCCGTCCGTAG
- a CDS encoding acetyl-CoA carboxylase biotin carboxyl carrier protein subunit, whose protein sequence is MEIEIGNRKAEVEWLGKNGNDVQVSIDGRTIGANVVLTDNGICSILYQGRSYNMEAVSFEGGRRYKVKCGYDSYDVRVIDAQARYQQARNGGEARQDDNLSAPMPGKVVRVMVQPGDRVAAGDTLLVFEAMKMQSNLKVTGDCTVREILVAEGETVAGGALLVKLDVLQNESDNHGKE, encoded by the coding sequence ATGGAGATAGAAATAGGAAACAGGAAAGCCGAAGTCGAATGGCTCGGCAAAAACGGGAACGATGTCCAGGTGTCGATAGACGGCCGGACGATCGGGGCGAATGTCGTGTTGACCGACAACGGTATCTGTTCGATCCTCTATCAGGGACGTTCGTACAATATGGAGGCGGTGAGTTTCGAAGGGGGCAGGCGTTATAAGGTCAAGTGCGGCTACGACTCGTACGATGTCCGGGTCATCGATGCGCAGGCGCGTTATCAGCAGGCGCGCAACGGCGGGGAAGCCAGGCAGGACGACAACCTGAGCGCGCCGATGCCGGGCAAGGTGGTGCGCGTGATGGTGCAGCCTGGTGACCGGGTTGCGGCCGGCGATACGCTCCTTGTTTTCGAGGCGATGAAAATGCAGAGCAACCTGAAAGTGACCGGGGATTGCACCGTCCGCGAGATACTTGTGGCCGAGGGCGAAACGGTCGCCGGAGGGGCGCTGTTGGTCAAACTGGATGTTTTGCAAAACGAATCGGATAACCATGGAAAAGAATAA
- a CDS encoding MFS transporter, producing MNDNTQASAQTAAAADLQDEHGFSPEVRKRFQYWQTRTIIATMVGYALFYFVRKNFSFAMTGMETDLGISKTSLGIFLTLHGLIYGLSRFLNGVLADRVNARFFMASGLALCALANFAFGFGEDISTWITGETGGSQFTNTLILFMGLLWVANGWLQGMGFPPCARLLTHWIPPKQLATKMSVWNTSHSIGAGLVVILCGYIMGTLGSGPNHVGAWKWCFWIPAAISFAGAIGLFITLRDTPRSVGLPELPGTEIKKEKPGKKSAEEKHMLRRMVFANPLIWVLSIANFFVYIVRFSVLDWGPSLLKQSKGISLEMAGWLVALFEIAGIVGMIFAGWATDRYLKGRAHRTCVFCMAGTALFIFGFWELPQGAPIWLTFLLLCGAGFCIYGPQALIGIAAANQATKKYAATATGFTGLFGYASTIVSGTGLGYVAQHYGWNWAYITMITMALVGMLVFSLMWRAKMDGYARINS from the coding sequence ATGAACGATAACACACAAGCCTCAGCACAAACCGCCGCTGCCGCCGATCTGCAGGACGAGCACGGCTTCAGCCCCGAAGTGCGTAAACGTTTTCAATACTGGCAGACCCGCACGATCATCGCCACGATGGTCGGTTATGCGCTCTTCTACTTCGTACGTAAGAACTTCTCTTTCGCAATGACCGGCATGGAAACCGATCTGGGCATCTCGAAAACGAGTCTAGGCATCTTCCTCACGCTGCACGGGCTGATTTACGGCCTGTCGCGTTTCCTGAACGGCGTACTGGCCGACCGGGTCAACGCCCGCTTTTTCATGGCTTCCGGACTGGCCCTCTGCGCGCTGGCGAACTTTGCATTCGGATTCGGCGAAGATATCTCGACCTGGATTACGGGCGAAACCGGCGGATCGCAATTCACCAACACGCTGATTCTCTTCATGGGGCTGCTGTGGGTCGCCAACGGCTGGCTGCAAGGCATGGGGTTCCCGCCGTGCGCGCGGCTGCTGACGCACTGGATACCGCCCAAACAACTGGCGACCAAAATGTCCGTATGGAACACCTCGCACTCGATAGGCGCCGGGCTAGTGGTCATCCTCTGCGGCTATATCATGGGCACCCTGGGCAGCGGACCCAACCATGTCGGAGCGTGGAAATGGTGTTTCTGGATTCCGGCGGCGATCTCGTTCGCGGGAGCGATCGGCCTTTTCATCACGCTGCGCGATACGCCGCGCTCGGTGGGGCTGCCCGAACTACCCGGAACCGAAATCAAAAAAGAGAAACCGGGTAAAAAGAGCGCCGAAGAGAAACACATGCTGCGCCGGATGGTATTTGCCAATCCATTGATCTGGGTCCTTTCGATCGCGAACTTTTTCGTCTACATCGTGCGCTTCTCAGTACTGGACTGGGGACCGTCGCTGCTCAAACAGTCGAAGGGCATCTCGCTGGAGATGGCCGGATGGCTCGTAGCCCTGTTCGAGATCGCAGGAATCGTCGGTATGATCTTCGCGGGCTGGGCCACCGACCGTTACCTGAAAGGCCGCGCCCACCGCACCTGCGTCTTCTGTATGGCCGGGACGGCACTGTTCATCTTCGGATTCTGGGAACTGCCGCAGGGTGCCCCGATCTGGCTCACCTTCCTGCTGCTATGCGGCGCGGGCTTCTGCATCTACGGTCCGCAGGCGCTGATCGGCATCGCCGCCGCAAACCAGGCGACAAAAAAATACGCCGCCACGGCCACCGGATTCACAGGACTGTTCGGTTATGCGAGCACGATCGTTTCCGGTACCGGCCTGGGCTACGTAGCACAACATTACGGATGGAACTGGGCCTATATTACAATGATCACGATGGCGTTGGTGGGTATGCTCGTATTCTCGCTGATGTGGCGCGCCAAGATGGACGGATACGCCCGGATCAACTCGTAA
- the accC gene encoding acetyl-CoA carboxylase biotin carboxylase subunit — MIRKILVANRGEIALRVMRSCREMGIVSVAVFSEADRASRHVFYADEAYCIGGAASQESYLNGDRILEVARGCGADAIHPGYGFLSENASFARKCGEAGIIFIGPAAETIELMGDKISARRTMIEAGVPVVPGTQQNLVSADEAVEVCRRIGFPVMLKASQGGGGKGMRLVRREADVREAFEAARSEAMASFGDDTVYIERFVEEPHHIEFQVLGDRFGRVIHLCERECSVQRRHQKIIEESPSPLMTAELRERMGRDAVAAARAVGYLGAGTVEFLVDRERNYYFLEMNTRLQVEHPITEEVCGVDLVKEQIFVADGRPLRLTQRDIVQRGHAIECRICAEDASAGFMPSPGVISQLTEPGGIGVRLDSYIYEKYEIPVHYDPMIGKLIVWATTREFAVERMRRALDEYKITGVKTNIAYLGSILELPELVGGDYNTSVLEKNADWLALQQERGDREEIENMAMITALINYMVSLEEGGAGSPAGAALSGFTSRWREFGKRNGVKGI, encoded by the coding sequence ATGATCAGGAAGATATTGGTTGCCAATCGCGGGGAGATCGCTCTGCGGGTGATGCGTTCCTGCCGGGAAATGGGGATCGTTTCCGTAGCGGTCTTTTCCGAGGCGGACCGGGCTTCGCGGCATGTTTTCTATGCCGATGAGGCTTATTGTATAGGGGGCGCCGCTTCGCAGGAGAGCTACCTGAACGGGGACCGGATTCTGGAGGTGGCCCGCGGATGCGGTGCCGACGCGATCCATCCCGGTTACGGTTTTTTGTCCGAAAACGCCTCTTTCGCCCGCAAGTGCGGTGAAGCGGGAATAATTTTTATCGGCCCCGCGGCCGAAACGATCGAGTTGATGGGCGATAAGATTTCGGCGCGCCGCACGATGATCGAAGCCGGGGTTCCCGTAGTGCCCGGCACGCAGCAAAATCTTGTGTCGGCTGACGAGGCCGTCGAGGTGTGCCGCCGGATCGGTTTTCCGGTGATGCTGAAGGCGTCGCAGGGCGGAGGCGGAAAGGGTATGCGGCTGGTGAGGCGGGAAGCGGACGTGCGCGAAGCTTTTGAGGCTGCCCGTTCCGAGGCGATGGCTTCGTTCGGCGACGATACCGTCTACATCGAACGGTTTGTCGAAGAGCCGCACCACATCGAATTCCAGGTGTTGGGAGACCGGTTCGGTCGTGTGATCCACTTGTGCGAGCGGGAGTGCTCCGTGCAGCGCCGCCACCAGAAAATCATCGAAGAGAGTCCTTCGCCCCTGATGACTGCGGAGCTGCGGGAGCGTATGGGGCGTGATGCCGTTGCTGCGGCCCGTGCGGTCGGTTATCTCGGAGCCGGAACGGTCGAATTCCTGGTGGACCGGGAGCGCAATTACTATTTCCTCGAGATGAACACGCGCCTGCAGGTCGAGCATCCGATCACCGAAGAGGTGTGCGGGGTCGATCTGGTCAAGGAGCAGATTTTTGTCGCCGACGGGAGGCCTTTGCGCCTTACCCAGCGCGATATTGTCCAGCGGGGCCACGCCATCGAGTGCCGGATTTGTGCCGAAGATGCCTCGGCGGGTTTTATGCCTTCTCCGGGGGTGATTTCCCAACTGACCGAACCGGGCGGGATCGGAGTCCGCCTTGACAGCTATATCTATGAGAAGTATGAGATTCCGGTGCATTACGATCCGATGATCGGCAAGCTGATCGTTTGGGCCACGACGCGTGAATTTGCGGTCGAACGGATGCGGCGGGCGCTGGATGAATACAAAATTACCGGTGTCAAAACCAACATTGCCTACCTGGGATCGATACTGGAACTTCCCGAGCTGGTCGGAGGGGATTACAATACGTCCGTGCTGGAAAAGAATGCCGACTGGCTCGCTTTGCAACAGGAGAGAGGAGATAGGGAAGAGATTGAGAATATGGCCATGATTACTGCTCTTATCAATTACATGGTCTCACTGGAGGAGGGTGGCGCCGGATCGCCTGCCGGCGCCGCCCTTTCCGGTTTTACGAGCCGTTGGCGCGAATTCGGCAAACGCAACGGCGTCAAGGGCATTTAA
- a CDS encoding sn-glycerol-1-phosphate dehydrogenase, translating to MNRVENALAHATETKALRIGAGILPQSGDMFRELFPGKRAVIIADPTTLRVAGSDVRDSLAAAGVEQDQPHIFTSPDLHAEWEFVEELDAVLQRTDAIPVAVGSGTINDLVKLCSHRNGRRYMVVGTAASMDGYTSFGASITFEGAKQTFSCPAPLGVLADTAIIAAAPKEMTASGYADLFAKVPAGADWIISDALGVEPLDERAFAIVQDGLQDALGDPEGVRQGTVETIGPLIEGLMLGGFAMQAHQTSRPASGADHQFSHLWNMEHHKMADGHTPSHGFQVSIGLLAATAYYEQFLHSDIARLDIEGAVAAWPELAEAEKYALELYAGTDFPEIGLKETHAKYIGKQQLREQLATLKNNWPQIKARLEKQIIPFAEASRRLRIVGAPTRPEEIGITRRRMKESVIRAQHIRRRFTILDVAVRTNLLGQWTDAIFGPGGVWEIK from the coding sequence ATGAACCGAGTAGAAAACGCGCTGGCCCACGCCACGGAAACCAAAGCGCTGCGTATCGGGGCCGGCATCCTGCCCCAGTCCGGCGATATGTTCCGGGAACTGTTTCCCGGAAAACGGGCCGTCATCATAGCCGACCCGACGACGCTGCGGGTGGCGGGCAGCGATGTACGGGACAGTCTCGCGGCCGCAGGCGTGGAACAGGACCAGCCGCATATTTTCACCTCGCCGGACCTACACGCCGAGTGGGAATTCGTCGAAGAACTCGATGCCGTACTGCAACGAACCGATGCCATTCCCGTAGCCGTGGGATCGGGAACGATCAACGACCTGGTAAAACTCTGCTCGCACCGCAACGGCCGCCGCTACATGGTCGTAGGCACCGCCGCCTCGATGGACGGCTACACGTCGTTCGGCGCGTCGATCACCTTCGAAGGGGCCAAGCAGACCTTCTCGTGTCCCGCTCCGTTGGGCGTACTGGCCGATACCGCGATAATCGCCGCAGCCCCGAAAGAGATGACAGCCAGCGGTTATGCCGACCTGTTCGCCAAAGTCCCGGCGGGTGCAGACTGGATCATTTCGGATGCACTGGGCGTGGAGCCGCTCGACGAACGCGCTTTCGCAATCGTCCAGGACGGACTGCAGGATGCGCTCGGCGATCCGGAAGGGGTGCGCCAGGGTACCGTCGAAACGATCGGGCCGCTGATCGAAGGGCTCATGCTGGGCGGTTTCGCGATGCAGGCGCACCAGACGAGCCGACCGGCCAGCGGTGCCGACCACCAATTCAGCCATCTGTGGAACATGGAACACCATAAAATGGCTGACGGGCACACCCCGTCGCACGGTTTCCAAGTCAGCATCGGATTGCTCGCCGCGACCGCCTATTACGAACAATTCCTCCACAGCGACATCGCCCGCCTCGATATCGAAGGGGCCGTCGCCGCATGGCCCGAATTGGCCGAAGCGGAAAAATATGCGCTGGAACTCTATGCGGGCACCGATTTCCCCGAAATCGGGCTGAAAGAGACGCACGCAAAATATATCGGCAAGCAACAACTGCGCGAACAGCTGGCCACGCTGAAAAATAACTGGCCGCAAATCAAGGCAAGGCTCGAAAAGCAGATCATCCCGTTTGCCGAGGCGAGCCGCCGGCTGCGGATCGTGGGCGCCCCCACCCGGCCCGAGGAGATCGGCATCACACGCCGGCGCATGAAAGAGAGCGTAATCCGTGCGCAGCATATCCGCCGGCGTTTCACCATCCTCGACGTAGCCGTTCGGACGAACCTGCTCGGGCAATGGACCGATGCGATTTTCGGCCCCGGCGGGGTCTGGGAGATCAAATAA
- a CDS encoding DeoR/GlpR family DNA-binding transcription regulator encodes MTQIISIAQRHKYILDKLKKDGYIRVADIAKSLKVTAVTVRKDFKALEEQGLLFRTHGSACPVNPHVADRSVQLKELENRVQKEKIAQAATQLLEENDSVIIATGSTIMAFAEKIVPKGTLNVVTPSLKVSMLLSAVGNVNIIQLGGVVHKKSLSVRGTSPLISMEEFSCSKLFIGADGINEEYGVTNSNLEEAQLNREMMKAASKTIVLVDSSKFSRKGFGRICPLSQIHTVVTDGGIHASTVRMLEEQGVEVIIAE; translated from the coding sequence ATGACACAGATTATCAGCATTGCCCAACGGCACAAATACATCCTCGATAAGCTGAAAAAGGACGGCTACATCCGCGTGGCCGACATCGCCAAGAGCCTGAAGGTAACAGCCGTGACGGTCCGCAAGGACTTCAAGGCGCTCGAGGAACAGGGACTGTTGTTCCGCACGCACGGCAGCGCATGCCCTGTCAATCCGCATGTAGCGGACCGGAGCGTACAGCTCAAAGAACTCGAAAACCGGGTGCAAAAAGAGAAAATCGCTCAGGCCGCGACGCAACTGCTCGAGGAGAACGACTCGGTAATCATCGCCACCGGCTCGACCATCATGGCCTTCGCCGAGAAGATCGTCCCGAAAGGAACGCTCAACGTCGTAACCCCGTCGCTGAAGGTGTCGATGCTGCTCTCCGCCGTCGGGAACGTCAACATCATCCAGCTGGGAGGTGTCGTACACAAAAAATCGCTCTCGGTACGCGGAACCTCCCCGCTCATCTCGATGGAAGAGTTCTCCTGTTCGAAACTCTTTATCGGCGCCGACGGCATCAACGAAGAATACGGCGTAACCAATTCCAATTTGGAAGAAGCGCAGCTGAACCGCGAAATGATGAAAGCGGCGTCAAAAACGATCGTACTGGTCGATTCGTCTAAATTTTCGCGCAAAGGTTTCGGCCGCATCTGCCCGCTGAGTCAAATCCACACGGTAGTTACGGACGGAGGTATTCACGCCTCGACCGTCCGCATGCTCGAAGAGCAGGGGGTGGAAGTCATCATCGCTGAATAA